In Bradyrhizobium guangdongense, the sequence TGCGATCGACCTCGGCGGCGCAAATTCGATCGACGGCCTGCGTGCGCTCTGGCGTGGCCTGTCCAAATCCAATCCGGAGATCGCCGCGCTCCGGCCGATCATCATGATCAAGGAAGGCAACACAGGTCTCGGCATGCAGCTCCGCCTCGGCGCCGGTCCGCTGATCAACGCTGCCGCCGCCGCCAAGCTCTGCGCGGGTCTCGCCGAGAGCGATCGCCATTGCGAGACGACGGTGTTCGACGGCCAGCGCCTGTCGATGCGCGGCGGATCGGAGAAGGGGCAAGAAAAATCTCAGGACCGTGTTCAGGAGAAGAACACGGAGAAGAATCCGGACGCGGCACCGCAAGGCGAAACCGCGCCCGTGCCGGGCGCAAAACCCGAGAAGCCGCAGCGACGCCACAGCTACTCTTCCAAGCGCTCATCGAAGCGCGAGGAGCCCGCACCGGCACCTGCGGCACCACCGCCGGCGGCCGCCCCCAAGCCCGAGACGGCCTCGGCGAGCTCGACAATATCGTCATTCTTCAGGCGATAGGGCCAACCGCCAGCGGCCTGTGACGGTGGGGTCAGAAAATCGACTTTGCCGGTTGCTCCTTCCCCCCTTCCCGACCATATTGCCGACATGACAAAAAAGCCGTTCCGCCTTACGCCCTATCAGGTGCAGTTTCTCATCGTCGTCGGTTTCGTCACCGTCGGCTGGGCGCTCTATGTGCGCTATCTCGCGATCGAATTCTCGCAGGTGGCGCTGGCTTGCGATGCCGGCTTGCAGACGATGATCTGCAAGGCGCGCTCGGTGTCGACGTCGCTGTTCAAGAATTCCGTGTTCGGCATCGTCGCGCTGGTCATCGCGATGCTGAACTTGATGCGGCCCTCGATCGTGCTGCTCACGCTTGGCGTGATCGCAGCCGGCCTCGGCATCGTGCTCTACAACATCGTGCTGTCGGGCCTTGCGATCGGCCTGCTCATCCTTGGCTTTGCTCGGCCCGCGCCCGCCACAGCGTGAGCGCGAACAGCAAGTAGATCGCGCAGCTCCACATCGCCTGCCAATTGTCGCGGCCTTCGTTCAAGATCACGTAGGCCGCCGACAGCGCCAGCAGCCCCGCGAATACCGCTTCCGCGATCGGGCGCAGGCCGATCTGGGGACGATTCAGCATCAACAGCGCGAACGGCACCACGGCCATCGTCAGCGAGGCATAGGGGAAGTCGCGGTAGCGCGGATCGAACACGAAGCCGAGCGCGGTCTCGGCCGCGATCACCGCCGTCACCGCCAGGGTCAGGCAAAGCACGGCGGAGAGCTTCGACCATTTCCGGCCCTCGCGCGGGCCGAGCAGGTCGAGGAAGGTGGGAAGACTTCGGCCGATGACGAGCGCCTGCGCGCAGAAGATCGGCGAAAGGATGCCGGCGAGCAGCAGCGCGCCCCATTGCAGCCAGCCGCCCCAGCCGTAGCTCTCGTAGTACATCTTGTCGGCGGCGATCCCCAGCAGGATGCCCGCTGATGTCGCCGAGATGCCGACACCGAGCCAGGCCGAGAAGCGCGGCGTCCAGGGACGGCGCCTCAGCGTGATGCCGGCCACCACGAACACCAGCACGCTGAGGCCCATGCCTGATCCCATGTACCATTTCCAGAGCGGGAAGTTGCTGATCGGCTCGCCGGGCGGATATTTCAGCTGGCGCCGTACGGAATCGAGCAGCCCCCAATAGCCGCCGACGGTGCCTTCGAGCCGCCGCTTCCACGGCTGGTCATAGGCCTCGATCAGGTTGACCCGAAACTTCTGCGCCTTCGCCAGCGCCAGGATCTCCGACACCACGCGCGCCTGGTTGCTGCGGGACGGCAGCGCGCCCTCGCGCATGCGGCCTTCGCTCGGCCAGCCGGTCTCGCCGATCAGGATCTCCTTGCCGGGAAACGCCACCGCCATGCGCTCACGGATCGCCTCGACATGGGCAGAGGCGAATTTCGCCTTCACCGGCATGTCCTCCCAATAAGGCAGGATATGAATCGTGACGAAGTCGACGGCGTCATAGACCTCGCGGTTCTTCAGCCAATATTCCCAGACATCGGCATAGGTCACGGGGACGGCGACCTGCGCCTTCACCGAACGGATGATCGCGATCAGATCCTGCGTCGTCATCTCTCCGCGCAGCAGCACCTCGTTGCCGACGACGAGGGCGGAGACGGTGTCGGGAAATTCCTTGGTGAGGCGGACCGCCGTCGAGACCTGGGCAAAATTCTTGGCGCGGTTGCTGCCGAGCCAGATGCCCTGGATCACCTTCAGCCCGCCGACTTTGGTGGCGACCGCCGGCACCTGGTCGAGGCCGTTCTCGATCGAATAGGTGCGGACGCAGTCGGTGATCTCCTTGAGCTGGCGCAGATCCTGCTCAATCTGGTCGGCCTCGATGTGGGTCGATGGGTTCAGCGGCGTCTGCTCGCCGCGGAACGGCGCATAGGAGACGCATTGAACCTTGTCGTTGGGATCGATGGGCGCGCGGGCAAGCGTGATCGGCGTGGCCAGCCACCACCACACGGCAGCAATTGCACCCAGGGAGACGAGCAGGAGCGCCAATGGCGTACGAAGAGAAATTGGTTCCGTCCTCCGCGAAGGAGCCGTCGATTACCTGCTCGCACGCGGTCTGCCAAGGGGGCGCGACGCTCGCCCCCACCATCTTGCCGGCGAATTAACCTGCGGCCCTTCGACCGCGCCGGAGAATGGTGACTTTGCTGGACAAAAATCCAAATACAGGTCATGGCATTCCGCAGGGCATTTCCGCCGCATTGGAGACCCATTTGGACGCCATCACCGACGCGTCCGCGAGGTCCCTTTCCGCGGGCGGACATTGAGAAATTGGGGAATTCATGCGGCGACGGGTGTTCGAGTCACGAAATGCGGTCCTGCGGCAGTTCGCCGCCGCCTTGGCCGTCTCCTCCCTTGTGCTGCTGGCCAGCCTCGGCGGCGCCTCCGCCCAGAGCGGCACCCCGGCTCCCGATCAGGGCAAGGCCGCGGCCCAGCCCGCTGACGCCGCCAAGGAAGCGACCGCCCAGAACCAGCGCCGCACCGATGAATTCGCCGAAGCCGCCCAGGCCATCAACGGTCCGGCGGGCAATCCTGAATGCGTCTGGCTCGGTCGGCGCGTGGTGCGACTGATGTGGCGGGATGACCTCGATACCGCGTTCCGCCATCTCGACCTCTATGACCGCTTCGGCTGCCCGGGCGGCCACATCCAGGCCGCGTTCCGCTGCCTCACCCGCTTCGGTGCCCAGATCGACCCCAAGGTCGCCGAGACCCTCGATAGCCGCGTGCACGCGTGCTGGATCAATCCGGCCGCCCAGCCGCAGCAGGCCGCGGCCGCGGCTTCCCAGCCGGCCGCGCCGGCGTCAGGCAATGCGCAGGCCCCGCAGCCGGCCGCGAGCCCGGCCCCGGCGGCAAGCCCGTCGCCCGCGCCCCAGAAATAGCCTCGATCGTTTCAGCCTCCGTTCAGGAACGATCGGCAATAGAGACGGTTGGCACTGCCACGCTTGCAAAATGCCATGCCCTCATAAGGACATGAGGCCATGACAGTTGTGAAACCGCGCGGCAGAGGTATGCTCCATTTGCCGCGGACTTGGTCGGATCTCGGGGTCGGATCCGCTTCCCTGCCCCCTCAGCCCCTTTTGGTTTAGCCGCGATGCGCGTTGTCGCCGCCGTTCTGTTGCTCGTGTCCGTGCTCCACGCCGGCATCTGGGGAGTCCTGCGCGACAAGGAGCCCGCGCCGGACTTCAAGGGCCTGTTGCCCAGCGTTTCCTATGCGCCGTTCGAAGGCTCGGCCCATCCCGATATCGACAACATCCCGACCATCGAAAAAATCCGCTCGGACCTGAAGACGCTGTCGACGATGACGCGCGCGATCCGCCTCTATTCGTCGACGGGCGGTGTGGAACTGGTGCCGCCGATCGCGGCCGAGTTCGGCCTCAAGGTTACCGTCGGCGCCTGGATCGACAAGGACCCTGATCGCAACGAGCGCGAGATCAAGGCCGCGATCGAGCTCGCCCGCAAGAACAGCAACGTCAACGGCGTCGTCGTCGGCAACGAAGTGATCTATCGCGGCGAGCAGAAGGTCGAAGACCTCATCGAGATGATCAAGAAGGTGAAGGGCGCCGTCCGCGTGCCAGTCACCACCGGCGAAATCTGGAACATCTGGCGCGACAATCCGGACCTTGCCTCCAACGTCGACTTCATCGCCGCCCACGTGCTGCCCTACTGGGAAAATTTCCGCTCGGACCAGGCGGTCGACCAAGCCGTCGACCGCTACAACCTGTTGCGCAACCTGTTCCCGGGCAAGCGCATCGTGATCGCCGAGTTCGGCTGGCCAAGCCAGGGCTACAATCTGCGCAACGCCGACCCGGGTCCGTTCCAGCAGGCGCTGACCTTGCGCAACTTCGTCAGCCGCGCCGAAGCGCTCGGCATGGAGTACAACATCGTCGAGGCGATCGATCAGCCCTGGAAGTATTTCGAAGGCGGCGTCGGTCCTTACTGGGGCATCCTCAACGCCAGTCGCGAGCCGAAATTCGCCTGGACCGGTCCGGTCGAGAACCCCGATTACTGGAAGCTGATGGCGATCGCACTGCTGGTCGGCATCCTCCTCTCGCTGCCGATCCTTCGGCTTGAAAAGCCCACCGCGAAACAGGCCTTCCTGCTGTCGGCGACCGCCAACGGCGTCGGTGCCTGGGCGGCGACCGTGTTCGCGTTCTGGAACAGCCACTATTTCATCTTCGGCTCGGCCTTCGCGCTGACGCTCGGCATGATCCTCCTTGTTCCCCTTGTCCTCATCGCGATGGCGCGCATCGACGAGATCGCGGCCGTCGCCTTCGGCCGGCCGCCGCAACGCCTGCTTTCCAAGGGCAAGCCGATCCCGAACGTGCCTGATAATTACTACCCCAAGGTCTCCATCCATATCCCGGCGTATTTCGAGCCGGTCGAGATGCTGAAGCAGACGCTCGATGCGCTGTCGCGGCTCGACTATCCGAACTACGAATGCGTGGTCATCATCAACAACACGCCGGACCCCGCGTTCTGGCAGCCGATCCAGGACCATTGCCGCGCGCTCGGCGAACGCTTCAAGTTCATCAACGCCGAGAAGGTGCAGGGCTTCAAGGCCGGCGCGCTGCGCATCGCGATGGACCGCACCGCTGTCGACGCGGAGATCATCGGCATCCTCGATGCCGACTATGTCGTCGAGCCCGACTGGCTGAAGGACCTCGTGCCTGCTTTCGCCGATCCCAGCGTCGGCCTGGTGCAGGCGCCGCAGGAGCATCGCGACGGCGACCTGTCGATCATGCACTACATCATGAACGGCGAATATGCCGGCTTCTTCGACATCGGCATGGTCCAGCGTAACGAGCTCAACGCCGTCATTGTGCACGGCACGATGTGCCTGATCCGCCGCGCCGCGATGGACATGGCCGGCGGCTGGTCATCCGACACGATCTGCGAGGACTCGGACCTCGGCCTTGCGATCCAGGAGCTCGGCTGGACCACCCATTACACCAATCACCGCTACGGCGCTGGCCTGCTCCCCGACACCTACGAGGCCTTCAAGAAACAGCGTCACCGCTGGGCCTATGGCGGACTGCAGATCGTCAAAAAGCACTGGCGCCGCTTCCTGCCGGGCGCGAGCCGACTTACCCCCGACCAGAAGCGCGAATACGGGCTCGGCTGGCTGAACTGGCTCGGGGCCGAGAGCCTCGGCGTGGTCGTGGCGCTGCTCAACCTCGTCTGGGTGCCGATCGTCGCGTTCGCCGATATCGCCATCCCGGACAAGATTCTGACGCTGCCGATCATCGGCGCCTTCGTCGTCTCGCTCGCGCATTTCCTGTCGATGTATCGCGCCCGCGTCGCGATCAAGCCCGGCCAGATGCTGGGCGCCATGATCGCCGCGATGAGCGTGCAATGGACGGTGTCGCGCGCGGTGGCGCAAGGGCTGATCACCGAGCACATCGCGTTCGCACGCACCTCGAAGGGCGGTCTGTCCCGGATGTCGATCGAATTCCAGGCGTTCTGGGAGGCGGTGATCGGCACCCTGCTCCTGGTCGGCGCCGGCGTGCTGGTTGCCTCGAACAGCTTCCGGCAGATCACCGAGATCTATATCTTCGCGGGCGTCCTGGTGCTGCAGAGCCTGCCGTTCCTCGCCGCAGTCGCCATCGCCATCCTCGAGCTCAGCCGCATCAACTCGTTCCAGTTCTGGCGCGACAGCGCCATCCGCACCGCCGAACTGATCGGCTTGCGCCCGGTTGCGCTGCCGACACCGGGCAATGCCCAGCCGGTGCCGAGCGAGGTGCGGCGGGAAGCGAACTGATCCGGGCCGGCCTCGGGTCTCGCCACGCGGCTCCGCGAGCCGGCGTTTCACAGGCCGATCACTCTTCGGCGTGGATGAACCACGTCAATCGAGTTTAAATTCTCCCGCTAAGTGCCGGCTACGGCGGACAAATCCCGGGCCCTGCCGCGATCTGCGGCAACCGCGCCCGCTATTGACCTCAGCGCCCCATCCCCCTACACAGCGCGGGCCGAAAGCATGATCCGGAAACAGCCGGTTTCCCCGCGACGCAAGCCGAAGCGTAGCGGCAAGACATGCTTCTCGAATGTCCGAAGACGATGGCGATCGACAACAAAGCCATCAGCGGCCATGGGAGCGCGTAGCTCAGCCGGTAGAGCACGTGACTTTTAATCACGGGGTCCTGGGTTCGAGCCCCAGCGCGCTCACCAAGCCGGATCAATGCCTTAAGCGAAATTACGAGCCGGAAGAAGAACCGGCGATCGGGCTCCTCGGATCGAGCGCCGATACGAAGTTTTCCGACGCGGCTTCCGAGACCGATAGGAACCCACCGCGAGCTCGCGCGTTTATGGGCGCTTGAGCAGACCTCAACGCTATTCGCCATTCTTCGGGCGAAGAGGCTTGCCACCAAAGTCACTCTAGACGTCCGGGGGGGCTCGATGAGCCTCAAGTATGCGTTGAGTTGGGTCGCCGTTGTCCTCGCGCTTTATGTTCCTGCCGCGATATATTCAACCAGGTCATTTGAAGACCCCAGCCCTGCGGGCAAGGTTGCTGTGATCCTGCTCCGACCGTATGAGCCGCTCGGCGGTTCTGCCTATCGAGCTAATTTATTGCCAGGTGAGAAGGCTTTGCTTCCGCAGCAATCCGATTTGGTTGTCTACGAGGAAGAGTCACCGCTGCGCCGCGTTTCCGAATTCCTGCGCATCAGCAAAGGTGGCGGCAATTTCGCGATTTGGTCCGATCAGGGCATCGTGTTCTCCAGCCGCGACAACAGCGACCCGAACCGAAATGGACGCAAATATTGGGTCGTTGTGCGGCAAGGCGAGCCTGAAACGGTTGCCGACAACCTGGTCAACTCGTATTGAATCGAAGCCGGGGCCGTTTGTCCGGGCTGCGCGCCGGCGTGAACCGACGGCCCGTTCATTATGCAGGGCCGTCCGCATGGCTGAATCACGATATTAGCCCGAATCCGTAGCTCGCATAACATTTGATAATGCGGGAACTTTCGGCATTCCCCCTAATTCAATTCTGAAAATCCGCCCCGGTGTTGCCTCAGGGGATGGGGGGAAACATTGAACCGCGAGCTTCGGGAATTCCGCAGGCTGGAGCGTGTTTGTCGCGAGTCCGCTGCGATCACCACGCTGCCGATGGAGCGAGATGCTTTGCTGGTCGTGGCCGAGGATCTGCGTAAAGCGATCGAGGCTCGTGAGCCTGCTCGCCAAGCGAAAGCATAGAGCCCGTCTAGGGCTCTCCGATGACAACGGGCTCAGAGAGCCCCTCCCCGCCCCATCATCGCTTCCCGGAGCGCGCCCATCAAAGCCGCTCTGTGACTTCACCTGCCCACTCAGCCGGACAGTTCGCCCCGAGGCTAAGCGCAGCTGTGTTCACTTTTGAACAATGCGGCCACGCGACGCTCATGCCGCTTTTTCCTGATTTTGCTCGCCGCTCCAACAAAAGCTGTTTGGCACTGCGAATTCTCTTTTGGGTTGATCCATCGTACTTCGACGCTGTGCTTCTGCTGCAAAACAAGAGCAGTCGTGACATCGACAGGGCGCAACCGCGCGATGGTGCAGCGCGTGATCCCGTTAATTTCCAGTACGTAGTTTTCCCTACTCTTTGTTTCTAACTTGACGCAATTCGCGTTGTCAGAAACAGTCCGCGAAAATTTGCGAAATCGCCAAGCACTTTTCTCGTCTCCAGCCGGCGCAACATTCGTGCGCCGCACCGACAAACCAAACTCGTTTCGACACTAACCAATGAATTTTGGGGAGGGGCACAGCTATGTCAAATTCAGCCGCGATCATCGGGACGCCCACGAATTCGACCGTTACCGAAGACGCCAATCCGCAGACGCTGATTGCGGCGCGATCGATCTCGATTTCTGACGCCAATCCCGGACAAGCCGCCTTTCGGACGACGGTGATTGCCGCCGCAGGCGATCTCGGCACCCTCACCATCGCCGCGAACGGCTCCTATGTCTACTCCGTCGCAGACAGCAAGGTGCAGTATCTCGGCGCGGGCGATACCAAGGTCGATACGTTCACGGTCACCTCGCTCGACGGCACCAGAAGCAGGTGTCGTTCACCATCTACGGCGTCAACGACGCGGCCGTCATCGGGGTCCCGACCGTCGCGGACGTGGTCGAAGACGCGACCCATCCTACGCTCAAGGCGATCGGCACGATCTCGATCTCGGATGCCGACCAGGGGCAAGCCGCGTTCAAGACGGCCGTGATCTCGGCGGCGGGCAATCTCGGCAATCTCGTCCTGCAGAGCAACGGCAGTTACACCTACTCGGTCGCCGACAGCGCCGTGCAGTATCTCGGGGCCGGCGATGTCAAGACGGACGTCTTCACGGTGACCGCGCTCGACGGCACCACGAAGCAGATTTCCTTCAACATCCACGGCACCAACGACGCGGCCGTGATCGGAACGCCGACGCAGCACGACGTCTACGAAGATGCCAGCCAACCCACCCTGTCGGCTTCGGGATCGATCTCCATCTCCGACGCGGACCAGGGCCAGGCCGCGTTCAAGACGACCGTGACGTCCGCGCCGGGCACGCTCGGCAGCCTCGTCCTCGCCGCCAACGGCACCTATACCTACTCAGTCGCCGACAGCGCCGTGCAATATCTCGGCGCGGGAGAGACCAAGGTCGACACCTTCACCATCACCTCGCTCGACGGCACCAGCAAGCAGGTGTCCTTCACCATCCACGGCGTCAACGATAATGCCGTCATCGGCACGCCGACCGTGAGCGATGTGACCGAGGACGGGTCCAATCCGCTGTTGTTCGCGGTCGGGACGATCTCCATCTTCGACCCGGATCAGGGGCAGTCGGCCTTCCGCCCGGCGATTCTGACCGGCGCCGGCGATCTCGGGATCCTGATCCTCGGCAAGGACGGCAGCTACGTCTATACGGTTGCGGACTCGGCCGTACAATATCTCGGCCAGGGAGAGACCAAGGTCGACACCTTCACGGTGACTTCGATCGACGGCACGAAGAAGGTCGTCTCCTTCACGATCCATGGCGTCAACGACGCGGCCGTCATCGGCACACCGACCGTGAGCGACGTCACCGAGGACGCCAACCCGACCACGCTGACCGCATCCGGCACGATTTCGATATCGGACGTCGACCAGAACCAGTCCACGTTCAAGACGACCGTAACGGCCGCGGCCGGCACGCTCGGCGCACTCTCCATTGCCGCCAACGGCGCCTACACCTATTCGGTCGACGATTCCAAGGTGCAATATCTCGGTGCCGGTCAGACCAAGACCGAGACCTTCACGGTAACCGCCTTCGACGGCACCCAGAAGCAGGTGTCCTTCACCATCCACGGCGTCAACGACGCGGCCGTCATCGGCACGCCCACCGTGCATGACGTCTTTTCGGACCCGAGCAAAACCACATTGACAGCCGCCGGATCAATTTCGATCTCGGACGCCGACCAGGGCCAATCGGCGTTCACAACGACGGTGGCTTCGGCGGCCGGAAATTCGGGCCATCTGACACTCGCGGCCGACGGCAGCTACACCTATTCCGTCGCGGAAAGCGTGGCGGCCCAGCTCGGCGCCGG encodes:
- a CDS encoding glycosyltransferase, which translates into the protein MRVVAAVLLLVSVLHAGIWGVLRDKEPAPDFKGLLPSVSYAPFEGSAHPDIDNIPTIEKIRSDLKTLSTMTRAIRLYSSTGGVELVPPIAAEFGLKVTVGAWIDKDPDRNEREIKAAIELARKNSNVNGVVVGNEVIYRGEQKVEDLIEMIKKVKGAVRVPVTTGEIWNIWRDNPDLASNVDFIAAHVLPYWENFRSDQAVDQAVDRYNLLRNLFPGKRIVIAEFGWPSQGYNLRNADPGPFQQALTLRNFVSRAEALGMEYNIVEAIDQPWKYFEGGVGPYWGILNASREPKFAWTGPVENPDYWKLMAIALLVGILLSLPILRLEKPTAKQAFLLSATANGVGAWAATVFAFWNSHYFIFGSAFALTLGMILLVPLVLIAMARIDEIAAVAFGRPPQRLLSKGKPIPNVPDNYYPKVSIHIPAYFEPVEMLKQTLDALSRLDYPNYECVVIINNTPDPAFWQPIQDHCRALGERFKFINAEKVQGFKAGALRIAMDRTAVDAEIIGILDADYVVEPDWLKDLVPAFADPSVGLVQAPQEHRDGDLSIMHYIMNGEYAGFFDIGMVQRNELNAVIVHGTMCLIRRAAMDMAGGWSSDTICEDSDLGLAIQELGWTTHYTNHRYGAGLLPDTYEAFKKQRHRWAYGGLQIVKKHWRRFLPGASRLTPDQKREYGLGWLNWLGAESLGVVVALLNLVWVPIVAFADIAIPDKILTLPIIGAFVVSLAHFLSMYRARVAIKPGQMLGAMIAAMSVQWTVSRAVAQGLITEHIAFARTSKGGLSRMSIEFQAFWEAVIGTLLLVGAGVLVASNSFRQITEIYIFAGVLVLQSLPFLAAVAIAILELSRINSFQFWRDSAIRTAELIGLRPVALPTPGNAQPVPSEVRREAN
- a CDS encoding beta-(1-6) glucans synthase; this translates as MWWWLATPITLARAPIDPNDKVQCVSYAPFRGEQTPLNPSTHIEADQIEQDLRQLKEITDCVRTYSIENGLDQVPAVATKVGGLKVIQGIWLGSNRAKNFAQVSTAVRLTKEFPDTVSALVVGNEVLLRGEMTTQDLIAIIRSVKAQVAVPVTYADVWEYWLKNREVYDAVDFVTIHILPYWEDMPVKAKFASAHVEAIRERMAVAFPGKEILIGETGWPSEGRMREGALPSRSNQARVVSEILALAKAQKFRVNLIEAYDQPWKRRLEGTVGGYWGLLDSVRRQLKYPPGEPISNFPLWKWYMGSGMGLSVLVFVVAGITLRRRPWTPRFSAWLGVGISATSAGILLGIAADKMYYESYGWGGWLQWGALLLAGILSPIFCAQALVIGRSLPTFLDLLGPREGRKWSKLSAVLCLTLAVTAVIAAETALGFVFDPRYRDFPYASLTMAVVPFALLMLNRPQIGLRPIAEAVFAGLLALSAAYVILNEGRDNWQAMWSCAIYLLFALTLWRARAEQSQG
- a CDS encoding beta-1-3, beta-1-6-glucan biosynthesis protein, encoding MRRRVFESRNAVLRQFAAALAVSSLVLLASLGGASAQSGTPAPDQGKAAAQPADAAKEATAQNQRRTDEFAEAAQAINGPAGNPECVWLGRRVVRLMWRDDLDTAFRHLDLYDRFGCPGGHIQAAFRCLTRFGAQIDPKVAETLDSRVHACWINPAAQPQQAAAAASQPAAPASGNAQAPQPAASPAPAASPSPAPQK